In the genome of Oncorhynchus clarkii lewisi isolate Uvic-CL-2024 chromosome 22, UVic_Ocla_1.0, whole genome shotgun sequence, one region contains:
- the LOC139380945 gene encoding trace amine-associated receptor 13c-like, which produces MEKHEDVQYCFQDRNSSCRKALLSTSIYITLYIIFSLISAVTVFLNLLVIISIFHFKELHTTTNLLILSLAVSDLLVGLIVIPVMTVAIMEPCWGFGEYFCVFQIYISSLCNSLSLGNLVLISIDRYVAVCDPLLYHSKITITRIMCCISITWCYCIIYRAANITYFVNVQVTSWCLKECTTVEGSIWVNFTDLVITIVVPCSVIITLYMKIFVVARSQARKVLGSPLKIFRGFNRGSKEGGVAVGAALLTAGLLEDSGFATVAGCPPDRQNCSCSMSNARSWRSANI; this is translated from the exons ATGGAGAAACATGAAGATGTTCAATACTGTTTTCAGGACAGAAACTCTTCTTGCAGAAAGGCTTTGCTATCGACATCTATCTACATAACACTGTACATCATCTTCTCATTGATTTCAGCAGTTACAGTATTTTTGAACCTACTGGTGATCATCTCCATCTTTCACTTCAAGGAGCTCCACACTACAACCAACCTGCTCATCCTCTCTTTGGCTGTGTCAGATCTCCTGGTGGGATTGATTGTGATACCAGTAATGACTGTAGCAATTATGGAACCATGCTGGGGTTTTGGggaatatttctgtgtgtttcagaTCTACATTTCTAGTTTATGTAATTCTTTATCTCTGGGCAATTTGGTCTTGATATCTATTGACCGCTATGTTGCTGTGTGTGATCCCTTATTGTACCACTCTAAAATAACGATAACAAGAATCATGTGTTGTATTTCCATTACCTGGTGTTATTGTATCATATACCGTGCTGCTAATATTACATATTTTGTAAATGTACAGGTAACAAGTTGGTGTTTGAAAGAATGTACTACTGTTGAAGGGTCAATCTGGGTTAATTTCACTGATCTTGTTATTACAATTGTTGTCCCGTGCTCCGTTATTATAACGCTTTATATGAAAATCTTTGTGGTGGCCAGATCACAGGCCAGAAAG GTGCTCGGCTCTCCATTAAAGATTTTCAGGGGATTTAACCGGGGATCCAAGGAAGGTGGAGTGGCCGTTGGGGCGGCACTACTAACCGCCGGGTTACTGGAGGACAGTGGGTTTGCCACCGTGGCAGGGTGTCCCCCAGACCGGCAGAATTGTTCCTGTAGCATGTCCAACGCTCGGTCATGGCGCTCAGCCAACATTTAA
- the LOC139380954 gene encoding trace amine-associated receptor 13c-like: MEKHEDVQYCFQDRNSSCRKALLSTSIYITLYIIFSLISAVTVFLNLLVIISIFHFKELHTTTNLLILSLAVSDLLVGLIVIPVMTVAIMEPCWGFGEYFCVFQIYISSLCNSLSLGNLVLISIDRYVAVCDPLLYHSKITITRIMCCISITWCYCIIYRAANITYFVNVQVTSWCLKECTTVEGSIWVNFTDLVITIVVPCSVIITLYMKIFVVARSQARKMHVVFDLSGLEWNDLEKA, translated from the exons ATGGAGAAACATGAAGATGTTCAATACTGTTTTCAGGACAGAAACTCTTCTTGCAGAAAGGCTTTGCTATCGACATCTATCTACATAACACTGTACATCATCTTCTCATTGATTTCAGCAGTTACAGTATTTTTGAACCTACTGGTGATCATCTCCATCTTTCACTTCAAGGAGCTCCACACTACAACCAACCTGCTCATCCTCTCTTTGGCTGTGTCAGATCTCCTGGTGGGATTGATTGTGATACCAGTAATGACTGTAGCAATTATGGAACCATGCTGGGGTTTTGGggaatatttctgtgtgtttcagaTCTACATTTCTAGTTTATGTAATTCTTTATCTCTGGGCAATTTGGTCTTGATATCTATTGACCGCTATGTTGCTGTGTGTGATCCCTTATTGTACCACTCTAAAATAACGATAACAAGAATCATGTGTTGTATTTCCATTACCTGGTGTTATTGTATCATATACCGTGCTGCTAATATTACATATTTTGTAAATGTACAGGTAACAAGTTGGTGTTTGAAAGAATGTACTACTGTTGAAGGGTCAATCTGGGTTAATTTCACTGATCTTGTTATTACAATTGTTGTCCCGTGCTCCGTTATTATAACGCTTTATATGAAAATCTTTGTGGTGGCCAGATCACAGGCCAGAAAG ATGCATGTGGTGTTTGATTTGTCTGGATTGGAATGGAATGACTTGGAGAAGGCATAA